The Rhodamnia argentea isolate NSW1041297 chromosome 10, ASM2092103v1, whole genome shotgun sequence sequence TTATTCTGATTTACTAAATTCCCTAGATTAATCCTAGATATACGGCTCGTGTAACCATCTATGACATAACCCACGTTCATCGTCATTAACTAAGAGTCAGTCGCTCTAGGCACCCAATGCAAGCACAACTGAAATTACTCGAAATTTCGTGCTCGCATTCCAATTAGATCTATGTAATTCGACCTTAATCACTATCATTTTGGGGGAAGGATCATAGATCTTGATATCTTCCATAAAATCGCGATCATAATTCATGTGACTTATGATGTTGGGAAAATAGGAATCGACACACACATCTCTTGCAAACTTGTAAGGTCAacccaattttaatttttgactcTCTTGTTTTAAAACATGCATAGTTTGCCATTGCCACAACTTCACAACCAGTCTTTATTTCCCTTATTCTCTAGGAAGTCTCGCCCATGGcaagtttatatatatatatatatataaaataaaaaacaaatgaggaaaataaaactaactaaaaataaTATGTAATTGTGTATGTCCTCTTGAACGAGATCTCAACAAGCCCGGCCCGGATACAAAGAATTTAGAGGGGACGCACGTCCTCTTTCTCTACTTAGCTAATAATTCCTCTTCTGCAATATAGATAGAGCAATTCCCAAAGGCAACGAATAATAGTCACCCACCAACAAGGTGAAGAATGGCTTAATTACATCGACAGATTACATGGGCGACGGAGCCGGAGAAGCGGCCACGTCGTCCAAGGACTGGCTACCCGCCGGGCCAGCAGCTGCACCTGAGCTCAGCAGCTCGATCATCGCCCGGTGCGGGTTGGCCCGTTGCCCCTCGCACAAGTCCGGCAAAAATACTCCTGCAAAATTATTTCGATGCAAGATAATATTAGTCAGTCATTTCTATTTTATTAGCTTTGTGAAGGGTGACTTCTACgcacaagaaaaataatttaaaaaaaaaaaaaagaggtcaaACGCCACGATTGAGCAAGCCAAAGAAAATTCTTGGGGTCAAACAGAAGTATCGAATAAGGaatatctttcaattttgccgtGGCGAAAGCAAAAAGGGCTAGCACAAGACTTTTCTATTCCCTAATTTTGCGTAACGCATTGATTTTTCATGCGTTCGACGTAGATGGGCGAATCATGCATTCATACCTTCTCCGGCAGCCAAATTAAAGTAGAGGTCAACGATGTTGGGGCATCTCCGGTAACACGCCGGGGCGCAAAGCTTGGCGGTGAACTGCGGCTCGAGGAGCGCGTCCGAGGAGATGCCAACGACGTCCCTATCACCCCCGCATGCGCGCACGCACCGGTCGGTCTCGATGTATCCGGCCATCCTCTGAACAATGACCTCGGACGTCCGGCACTGGTACTCGACCCCACCACCCCGGCTCGCGTATGTCTCCAGCGAGCATCTCTTCCCCGAGGACGCGATCGAGAACGCGCACAGGTCCTTGGGCAGCTCCTCGCACACGATCTcggctgcaaaaaaaaaaaaaaaaaaagattccgGCCACTGCATGAGCAACGAAAGAGCGCGGGAGAAACGATCCGGAGGGTTACCGGGAAAACCAAAACATAAGACATGGGGTACGTTCGTTACCTAATGTCGCATGGAGGAAGAgggaagagaggaggagagcCAAGGTCAATTTGCCTGAGGAAGAAGCCATTGAACCTAATTCCAATCAAAGTAAAAAGTTCTGGGGTCTTGTTTGGTTTTTGTGTCCGTGAATGTAGGGTTTGGTGTCTGAAGATCTAAGAATGTCCGAGGCAAACATGGCCATATATAGAGACAGAGGTACGTGCTTTTTAGCTTGTTGCTTGCAATTGGTCGCCGGTAACGGAAACGCGTCTTTGAAGCTGAAACGTTGACGTTTGGTGGCGGTGGACGTGTTGGTCAAGCGTTCCTACCTCTCGATCGTCGCACATACGTGAATAATAATTAGGGATTCGGGTATTTTAATTTTCGCTTACCGAgtcaattgtcaaaaaaagaagaagaagaaaattgggAAATTGGGTTTCTCCTAGTGGTGTTGGTTTTATGTGGAGGAAGACCGAAATCCACCGTCAATGGCAATTGATGTTACGTAGTTTCGTCTAAATGTCGGGGAAGCGTAGGAATTTGGACTCATCTGTCCTTGATCGGATCCACATGGCTAATAAGAACATCGAATTGGGCCATCAATCTTTTTGCAACATGGGGCGTTTAAACCATCACCTCTACCGATTTCTATTTATTGACAGGAATCGTCCCATCTATGTGCATCGAGTAAGACATCTTTTGTATAGTAACGACGCAGAGTGCCATGCGGAATCTGTAATTTGAAAGTTATATTCAACGTAGTTTAGCTCATtcaaattaatcaattttttttctatattactatttttttttccataaaattgTGGTAGTCCATGTCGGGTGACAAGACCAACGTGCGATTCACGGCTCAAGCACACTTAAGGAAGGAGCGTATGGGTAGCCTACCAAAAGCAGCTGCCGCGTCAACATTGACcgaggcaaaaaagaaaaaagagaatagaaattggaaaaaagaaacgtACGAAATCTTTGCACTAAGGTCAAGTTACGAGTTGGGTCGTTGGTCCAGCATAGTGAGAACTCAAATCACACGATCATCGCAATTAAATTGGCCGTGTTGGAAAAGTTGCAAAGTCTTCCACAGAAACGTGGAAATCCAAGGCGGTAGACCGGCAGCTGAAGAAAAGAAGGTTCCAATTCATTCGTGTGGTCCTGAAATTCTGGAGTATTCCTTCCGTTAGGGTGcgtaacaaaaaataatataacGGCTCGGTAACCGAATGAAAGCACGCTCGctggaaagttcaagaaaaCTTCAACGATAAGATACGACCGACTCAAATTATATTAGCCAGTCCACATCACGCCAATTCCACGATGTGAGATGACCTCGCTGACATAACGTGTGAGAGCTCGACGGTGAGGGATACGCTCCACCTTAATTCATGCCTCATTTGACTGTAATGGCAATTTCCACCGGAGACTAAATCGATCGGGGGGGCCCGATCCATCAACCATTGGATCCATACCAATTGTTACGAAAATAAGCGATTGGGCAGAGAAAACAATGCA is a genomic window containing:
- the LOC115742003 gene encoding uncharacterized protein LOC115742003, which produces MASSSGKLTLALLLSSLFLHATLAEIVCEELPKDLCAFSIASSGKRCSLETYASRGGGVEYQCRTSEVIVQRMAGYIETDRCVRACGGDRDVVGISSDALLEPQFTAKLCAPACYRRCPNIVDLYFNLAAGEGVFLPDLCEGQRANPHRAMIELLSSGAAAGPAGSQSLDDVAASPAPSPM